A single region of the Deltaproteobacteria bacterium genome encodes:
- a CDS encoding cytochrome c: QAKAGSVEFIPQIKADVDRWKSKNPDSHILGFIPTEPMDKFLKELKAGNVNTDTAKPALREKNLAEGRALYAMNCRPCHGDSVSGDGPMADGFKLRPINFTDNGTIETIVEGYTFWRVSTGGLGLPQEATPWDSAMPVWNLNLTEEERWKIIMAEYDMAQKTARIPEKH, from the coding sequence CAGGCAAAGGCAGGCAGTGTAGAGTTTATCCCGCAAATAAAGGCAGATGTAGACAGGTGGAAAAGTAAGAATCCTGACAGTCATATCCTTGGCTTTATTCCTACAGAGCCAATGGATAAGTTTTTAAAAGAACTCAAGGCAGGAAATGTAAATACTGATACAGCAAAACCGGCATTAAGAGAAAAGAACCTTGCTGAAGGCAGGGCATTATATGCCATGAACTGCAGACCATGTCATGGGGACAGTGTTTCAGGAGATGGACCAATGGCAGACGGGTTTAAACTCCGTCCTATAAACTTTACAGACAATGGGACAATAGAGACCATAGTAGAAGGGTATACATTCTGGAGGGTGTCAACAGGCGGGCTTGGACTGCCTCAGGAGGCAACACCGTGGGATTCTGCAATGCCTGTATGGAATCTAAATCTAACAGAAGAAGAGAGATGGAAGATCATCATGGCAGAATATGACATGGCGCAAAAGACAGCAAGGATACCGGAAAAGCATTAA